The DNA sequence TATTTCAGGAATCCGAGACGTGATTTAATAATAGTCTCACTTGCCGGAGTAATAGGCAATATCTTAACAGCAATTATTACAGTGCTTATTATAAGATTCATAGGACTTGCGAGAATTTATAATTTTGCGGGAATGCCGGGCGTGAAAATATTATCTAACATGATCGCTATAAATATGGGACTTGCTGCGTTTAACTTGATTCCGATTCCTCCGCTTGACGGTTCGAGAGTTCTTGAAGCGTTCTTACCATATAAATATTTGCATATATATTATTGGCTTGAGCGTTACGGGATGATTATTTTGCTAGTTCTCTTAATGACAGGAATAATTAACGTATTATTTGACCCGATTATAAATTTATTGTGGTATTTGCTGCCGTCTATATATGCGTATTAGTTTGTGCGAGATGGGCGGGGTGCTCATTCAGGGGAATAATTTTTTGCTAAGAATTATAATATTTGCTGCTGTTCGTAATGCGTATTAGTTTGTGCGAGGCGGGCGGGCGGCTCATTCAAGGGAATAATTTTTTGCAATTTATCAAGATATTTCTTTGTGCGGTAAAAAAATTATCTTGGGTGGGCGGGTGGGAGGGACTCGCTATGCGGCGGGGGATAATTTAAGACTCAATTACGCAATAAATTTACAAGAATACGAATCTATTAACACTCTATAAAAATTTTTGCTTATCTCATAAAATATAAATTTAGTTGTATGATATTAGCTTGAATATAAATATAATCTTGAAAGAAGGAATCTTTTACATGGCAGAAA is a window from the Synergistaceae bacterium genome containing:
- a CDS encoding site-2 protease family protein — protein: MRFSLGYFTELLLRLPALLWAISFHEFCHGFAAKMVGDDTAERYGRLSLNPLHHFDLVGTIMLLFVGFGWAKPVPINSRYFRNPRRDLIIVSLAGVIGNILTAIITVLIIRFIGLARIYNFAGMPGVKILSNMIAINMGLAAFNLIPIPPLDGSRVLEAFLPYKYLHIYYWLERYGMIILLVLLMTGIINVLFDPIINLLWYLLPSIYAY